One part of the Streptomyces ferrugineus genome encodes these proteins:
- a CDS encoding FAD-dependent oxidoreductase — protein sequence MNMSAARDVPGEPERLVVIGADAAGMSAASQARRLKSAGELEIVAFERGHFTSFSACGIPYWVGGDVPDRDQLIARTAEEHRARDIDLRMRTEVMEIDVAGGRVRARDVDSGAESWTSYDKLVIATGARPIRPDMPGADAPGVHGVQTLDDGQALIDTLTRTRGRRAVVVGAGYIGVEMAEALINRGYEVTVVNRGSEPMSTLDADMGRMVHEAMEGLGITMVNDAEVTKILTGEDGRVRAVATEDAEYPADVVVLGIGVRPETTLARAAGLPLGEHGGLLTDLAMRVRGHENIWAGGDCVEVLDLVSGRERHIALGTHANKHGQVIGTNAAGGYATFPGVVGTAVSKVCDLEIARTGLREKDARRAGLRYVTATIESTSRAGYYPSASPMTVKVLAERRTGRLLGVQIVGREGAGKRVDIAAVALTAGMTVEQMTYLDLGYAPPFSPVWDPVLVAARKAVKAVGQPT from the coding sequence ATGAACATGAGCGCTGCGAGGGATGTGCCGGGCGAGCCGGAACGACTGGTCGTGATCGGGGCCGACGCCGCGGGGATGTCCGCGGCGTCCCAGGCCCGGCGCCTGAAGAGCGCCGGGGAACTGGAGATCGTGGCGTTCGAACGCGGCCACTTCACCTCCTTCTCGGCGTGCGGCATCCCGTACTGGGTGGGTGGCGACGTCCCCGACCGCGACCAGTTGATCGCCCGTACGGCCGAGGAGCACCGCGCCCGGGACATCGACCTGCGGATGCGGACGGAGGTCATGGAGATCGACGTCGCCGGCGGCCGGGTACGCGCGCGTGACGTCGATTCCGGCGCCGAGTCCTGGACGTCGTACGACAAACTCGTGATCGCGACCGGCGCCCGCCCGATCCGCCCCGACATGCCGGGCGCCGACGCCCCCGGCGTCCACGGCGTCCAGACCCTCGACGACGGACAGGCCCTGATCGACACGCTGACCCGCACGCGTGGCCGTCGCGCGGTCGTCGTCGGCGCCGGGTACATCGGCGTGGAGATGGCCGAGGCGCTCATCAACCGCGGCTACGAGGTGACGGTCGTCAACCGCGGCAGCGAGCCCATGTCCACGCTCGACGCGGACATGGGCCGCATGGTGCACGAGGCCATGGAGGGCCTGGGCATCACCATGGTCAACGACGCCGAGGTCACCAAGATCCTCACGGGCGAGGACGGCCGGGTCCGCGCGGTGGCCACCGAGGACGCCGAGTACCCCGCGGACGTGGTCGTCCTGGGCATCGGAGTGCGCCCGGAGACCACGCTGGCACGAGCGGCCGGCCTCCCCCTGGGCGAGCACGGCGGCCTGCTGACCGACCTCGCGATGCGGGTGCGCGGCCACGAGAACATCTGGGCGGGCGGCGACTGCGTGGAGGTCCTCGACCTGGTCTCCGGCCGGGAACGCCACATCGCCCTCGGCACCCACGCCAACAAGCACGGCCAGGTCATCGGCACGAACGCGGCCGGCGGCTACGCCACCTTCCCCGGCGTCGTCGGGACGGCCGTCAGCAAGGTCTGCGACCTGGAGATCGCCCGCACGGGTCTGCGCGAGAAGGACGCCCGCAGGGCGGGCCTGCGGTACGTCACGGCCACGATCGAATCGACGAGCCGCGCGGGCTACTACCCCAGCGCCTCCCCCATGACGGTCAAAGTCCTCGCGGAACGCCGCACGGGCCGCCTCCTGGGCGTCCAGATCGTCGGCAGGGAGGGCGCGGGCAAGCGGGTCGACATCGCGGCGGTCGCCCTGACAGCAGGGATGACGGTGGAACAGATGACGTACCTGGACCTGGGATACGCGCCCCCGTTCTCACCGGTGTGGGATCCGGTGCTGGTAGCGGCCCGTAAGGCTGTAAAGGCGGTAGGACAGCCCACCTAG
- a CDS encoding IS5 family transposase (programmed frameshift) has protein sequence MWDRIEPLMPADPVRGRRWADHRRTLEAIAWKYRTNSPWRDLPDELGSFQTAHKRLIRWAVDGTWEMILAAVLAAADADDDIDWTVSVDSTVVRAHQHAAGALKKGAHCGEPADHALGRSRGGLSTKVHLAADGHARPLAFTVTAGQAGDAPAFETVMSRIRVPRTGPGRPRTRPLAVLADRAYSSRAIRSHLRRRGIRAVIPQPSDQVGHRLRRGRLGGRPPGFDSEAYKQRNTVERCINRLKQWRGLATRTDKLAIAYQAALHLAGILIWTRR, from the exons ATGTGGGACCGGATCGAGCCGCTGATGCCGGCCGATCCGGTCCGCGGACGGCGATGGGCCGACCACCGCCGAACGCTCGAGGCCATCGCGTGGAAGTACCGCACCAACTCGCCCTGGCGGGACCTGCCCGACGAGCTCGGCTCATTCCAAACCGCTCACAAGAGGCTGATCAGATGGGCCGTCGACGGCACCTGGGAAATGATCCTTGCTGCCGTCCTGGCGGCGGCGGACGCCGACGACGACATCGACTGGACGGTGTCGGTGGACTCCACGGTCGTCCGGGCCCACCAGCATGCTGCCGGAGCACTCAAAAAGGGG GCTCACTGCGGCGAGCCCGCCGATCACGCGCTCGGACGTTCCCGCGGCGGGCTGAGCACCAAGGTTCACCTGGCCGCAGACGGCCACGCCCGGCCCCTCGCCTTCACCGTCACCGCAGGCCAGGCAGGTGATGCACCCGCCTTCGAGACGGTGATGTCCCGCATCCGCGTGCCCCGCACTGGCCCGGGCAGGCCCCGGACCCGGCCCCTGGCCGTTCTTGCCGACCGCGCGTATTCCTCACGTGCCATCCGCAGCCACCTGCGGCGCCGGGGCATCCGTGCGGTCATCCCGCAGCCGTCCGACCAAGTTGGCCACCGCCTGCGGCGAGGCCGACTCGGTGGCCGCCCGCCCGGCTTCGACAGCGAGGCGTACAAGCAGCGGAACACCGTCGAGCGGTGCATCAACCGCCTCAAGCAGTGGCGCGGCCTGGCCACACGAACCGACAAACTCGCGATCGCCTACCAGGCCGCACTCCACCTCGCGGGCATCCTCATCTGGACCCGACGCTGA
- a CDS encoding transposase family protein: MGGVLRAEPVWVETFTGLRAEQFGRLLRAVRERGGEGCGWGRPWRLPLAERVLLVAVYYRTNLTMRQLAPLFGISPATVCRVIQRLGPLLALEPVRAPQEAVERLWIVDGTLIPVRDRGVGASSRNYRFSANVQVIVDADTRLVVAAARPLPGTTADAHAWRRSGLAEHCEGVTVLGDGAYLNTGLIVPHRKRPGRPLLKGEEEDNAEHRKVRARVEHVIGRMKNYKILRDCRQRGDGLHHAVQAVARMHNLALTA, from the coding sequence ATGGGTGGGGTGTTGAGGGCTGAGCCGGTCTGGGTGGAGACGTTCACCGGTCTGCGGGCTGAGCAGTTCGGGCGGCTGCTAAGGGCGGTTCGGGAACGTGGTGGTGAGGGGTGCGGGTGGGGTCGTCCGTGGCGGCTTCCGCTGGCCGAGCGGGTGCTGCTGGTGGCTGTCTACTACCGCACGAACCTCACGATGCGGCAGCTCGCCCCGCTGTTCGGCATCTCCCCGGCGACCGTGTGCCGGGTGATCCAGCGGCTGGGGCCGCTGCTCGCGCTCGAGCCGGTACGTGCCCCGCAGGAGGCAGTCGAGCGGTTGTGGATCGTGGACGGCACCCTCATCCCGGTCCGTGACCGAGGTGTGGGTGCCTCCTCGCGTAACTACCGTTTCTCAGCAAACGTGCAGGTCATCGTGGACGCAGACACCCGGCTCGTGGTGGCCGCGGCCCGTCCGCTGCCGGGCACCACCGCGGACGCGCACGCCTGGCGGCGCTCCGGACTGGCCGAGCACTGCGAAGGCGTGACGGTGCTCGGCGACGGCGCTTATCTCAACACCGGCCTGATCGTCCCGCACCGCAAACGCCCCGGACGGCCGCTACTCAAGGGCGAAGAGGAGGACAACGCGGAGCACCGCAAGGTCCGCGCCCGTGTGGAGCATGTGATCGGACGGATGAAGAATTACAAGATCCTGCGTGACTGCCGGCAGCGCGGCGACGGCCTCCATCACGCCGTTCAGGCCGTCGCCCGCATGCACAACCTCGCCCTCACCGCGTGA
- a CDS encoding rhomboid family intramembrane serine protease yields the protein MVIPVHDVNPVRRTPWVTYALIAANVFVFLSTPGIAGSVAGESSLAQTCQLHAFLDHYAAVPRELVHGQLPGVVPTGDVAVGPRGPGCVIGPPDYDKSPALSVFTALFLHGGWLHLLGNMLFLLIFGNNIEDRMGHVRYLLFYVVCGYAASYGFAFLNDDSADPLIGASGAIAGVLGAYLVLYPKARVWVLVPFLVFLPLRLPAWLVLGFWFVLQAVYSNGEGVSDAGTVAYAAHIVGFLAGMALAWPLKPGTPPPPEPRGLLFGRRARPHTW from the coding sequence GTGGTCATCCCCGTCCATGACGTGAACCCGGTGCGTCGCACCCCCTGGGTGACATACGCGCTCATCGCCGCGAACGTGTTCGTCTTCCTGTCCACGCCCGGCATAGCCGGCTCGGTGGCCGGTGAGAGCAGCCTGGCCCAGACGTGCCAACTGCACGCGTTCCTGGACCACTACGCGGCGGTGCCGCGGGAGTTGGTCCACGGTCAGCTGCCGGGTGTGGTCCCCACCGGCGACGTCGCCGTGGGCCCGCGCGGCCCCGGCTGTGTGATCGGACCGCCGGACTACGACAAGTCCCCCGCGCTGTCGGTGTTCACCGCGTTGTTCCTGCACGGCGGCTGGCTGCACCTGTTGGGCAACATGCTGTTCCTGCTGATCTTCGGCAACAACATCGAGGACCGCATGGGCCACGTGCGGTACTTGCTCTTCTACGTCGTCTGCGGCTACGCGGCGTCCTACGGCTTCGCGTTCCTCAACGACGACTCGGCCGACCCGCTGATTGGCGCGTCCGGCGCCATCGCGGGCGTGCTGGGCGCGTATCTCGTGCTGTATCCGAAGGCCAGGGTGTGGGTCCTGGTGCCGTTCCTGGTCTTCCTGCCACTCAGGCTGCCCGCCTGGCTGGTGCTCGGCTTCTGGTTTGTGCTGCAGGCGGTGTACTCGAACGGCGAGGGCGTCTCCGACGCGGGCACGGTGGCGTACGCGGCGCACATCGTGGGCTTCCTGGCCGGCATGGCGCTCGCCTGGCCGCTCAAGCCGGGGACACCGCCGCCTCCGGAGCCGCGCGGCCTGCTGTTCGGCAGGCGGGCGCGGCCCCACACGTGGTGA